Proteins encoded by one window of Polyodon spathula isolate WHYD16114869_AA chromosome 16, ASM1765450v1, whole genome shotgun sequence:
- the LOC121328994 gene encoding pro-thyrotropin-releasing hormone-A-like translates to MEGQVSPQQERLSKRQHPGKRFQDDIEKEQHPGKRDEDEDTDYIDVLKRQHPGKREDESESYMEVQKRQHPGRRSLWDQYTDIPSIQVAYLSELSKRQHPGKRYGLLLEKRQHPGRRSLDEELDLGELQDLEKWQHPGKRYLDSDSEYSNPLPCDIQDPATCSKASLLLELLDNVNKSRAEEKRQHPGRRLTLEGGLTDLE, encoded by the exons ATGGaag GACAAGTCTCTCCTCAACAGGAACGGCTTTCTAAGAGACAACATCCTGGGAAGAGGTTCCAAGACGATATAGAGAAGGAACAGCACCCTGGAAAACGAGATGAAGATGAAGACACG gactACATAGACGTGCTAAAGAGACAGCATCCAGGGAAAAGGGAGGACGAGTCTGAATCCTATATGGAGGTGCAGAAGAGGCAGCATCCGGGCAGAAGGTCCTTGTGGGACCAGTACACAGATATCCCCAGCATTCAAGTGGCTTACCTGAGTGAGCTATCCAAAAGACAGCACCCTGGCAAACGGTACGGGCTGCT CTTGGAGAAGCGGCAGCACCCTGGCAGGAGaagcctggacgaggagttggaCCTTGGGGAGCTCCAAGACTTGGAGAAGTGGCAGCACCCTGGCAAACGATATCTGGATTCAGATTCAGAATACAGCAACCCACTTCCCTGTGATATCCAAGACCCTGCCACTTGCAGCAAGGCTAGTTTGTTATTAGAGTTGCTAGATAATGTGAACAAGAGCAGGGCTGAAGAGAAAAGGCAACACCCCGGGAGAAGGCTTACTTTAGAAGGGGGGTTGACAGATCTGGAGTAA